One window of Natrinema sp. SYSU A 869 genomic DNA carries:
- a CDS encoding mandelate racemase/muconate lactonizing enzyme family protein gives MDIADVRGYALSSPIDPVQDRPFFGGVRRLRKRDVVLVVVETRDGHQGFATAGASSSAMREYFEGDSQGTFADVVEESVADALEGESIDEITDGHELLAETNLPAHLRTEAISAIDVALYDIRGKELGAPIYELLADEYGTEPTTELPLYASAGMYMEPEGYVEQAEALEEQGFFGYKYRPGIGPNGDRRTVDLLTDAADDIEIMLDVHTWWKLHDSYGRDTVRELVEHAAERGAYWIEEPVEPDDHVGYVELAETGAPLAGGESEESPAGLVELGETGAVDFLQGDVRHHEGFTGCRDAIEYCDGRDVEFVPHNFGTWLGLQANAHLVAAAPDVQLLEYPVFEDDPALPDAAVDPGMYPFDLAYDIIEGQPAIEDGHLTVPDGPGLGIDVDLDVLEEYPFVDGPWTEFHYDGE, from the coding sequence ATGGATATCGCCGATGTGAGAGGGTATGCTCTATCCTCGCCGATCGATCCAGTCCAGGACCGTCCGTTCTTCGGCGGAGTGCGACGACTCCGCAAGCGGGACGTCGTGCTCGTCGTCGTGGAAACTCGCGACGGCCACCAGGGATTCGCGACGGCGGGAGCCAGCAGCTCCGCGATGCGCGAGTACTTCGAGGGCGATTCGCAGGGGACGTTCGCCGATGTCGTTGAGGAGTCCGTCGCCGACGCGCTCGAGGGCGAATCGATCGATGAGATCACCGACGGCCATGAGCTGCTCGCCGAAACGAACCTGCCCGCTCACCTCCGAACAGAAGCGATCTCGGCCATCGACGTCGCGCTGTATGACATCCGCGGGAAGGAACTGGGCGCACCGATCTACGAACTGCTCGCCGACGAGTACGGCACTGAGCCGACGACCGAGCTGCCGCTGTACGCTAGCGCCGGGATGTACATGGAGCCGGAGGGGTACGTCGAGCAGGCCGAGGCGCTCGAGGAGCAGGGCTTTTTCGGGTACAAGTACCGACCCGGGATTGGCCCCAACGGCGACCGCAGGACGGTCGATCTGCTCACCGACGCGGCCGACGACATCGAAATCATGCTCGACGTCCATACGTGGTGGAAACTCCACGATTCCTACGGTCGCGATACTGTCCGGGAGCTGGTCGAACACGCTGCCGAGCGGGGCGCTTACTGGATCGAGGAACCGGTCGAACCTGACGATCACGTGGGCTACGTCGAACTGGCCGAGACCGGCGCGCCGCTGGCCGGCGGAGAGAGCGAGGAGTCCCCGGCCGGACTGGTCGAACTCGGTGAGACCGGTGCGGTCGACTTCCTGCAGGGCGACGTCCGCCACCACGAGGGCTTTACCGGCTGCCGGGACGCGATCGAGTACTGCGATGGCCGCGACGTCGAGTTCGTCCCACACAACTTCGGCACCTGGCTGGGCCTCCAGGCCAACGCCCATCTCGTCGCCGCAGCGCCCGACGTGCAACTGCTCGAGTACCCCGTTTTCGAGGACGATCCGGCACTCCCCGACGCGGCGGTCGATCCCGGGATGTATCCGTTTGACCTCGCCTACGATATCATTGAGGGCCAGCCGGCCATCGAGGACGGCCACCTGACCGTCCCGGACGGGCCCGGACTCGGCATCGACGTCGATCTCGACGTCCTCGAGGAGTACCCGTTCGTCGACGGGCCGTGGACGGAGTTCCACTACGACGGAGAGTAG